DNA from Prunus persica cultivar Lovell chromosome G6, Prunus_persica_NCBIv2, whole genome shotgun sequence:
CTCGGAAGAACTTGTCTCTCCACTGAAACACGCAACCACGTGCTTCTAAATGTTCAAAAAGAGCTTGCGGTAGCAGCGTCTTGAAGGTTGCCTGGAGCTTTACCTTTGTTAGCCCCCTGCAGGCTAATAAAGCAGCTGCCAGCCCACTAGGGCTCAAGCCTTTCAAGTGTAAGATGGTTAAGCTCTGTAGGCAACTGATACTGGCTAAGGATAACAGCCCCACATCTGTAACAGAGCTATATGACAAATTAATCTGCAAGAAAGTATGAACGGACTGGTCAAATGAAACTGTCGTTCTCCGGTGAACTGTTTGGCTCCAGAAAAAGCAAGAAATGAGAAAGACTACCTGTCTAAGGTTCTGAGAAAAGTGAGCAAGCGGAATCATCCCGGCATCATCAATGCTGGAACACTTTTTTATGTCTAGCTTGGCCAGCTGCTTGCATCCCACAGCAATTGCTGCTAGACCCAAAGATGTGATAAGAGGACATCCTCGACTTTCAAAGGTGTTCAAGCTTGAGCATTTTGACAATGAGATTAATGAACTATCAGTAATGTCTTTACAGTAGGCTATATTAATCATCTCGAGTCCAGGGCAACCATTTGCAACAGCTGAAATGCCTGAATCTGAAATTCCTGTGCACCTGAACAAAACAACCGCATTCAGATTAGTTCCTTCTTGTATCAGTCtctgaatatttttttacacAAACACGTATTTGGGCAAACACCTAAAAGAGGTTGTAGACAAGATGGGATTTGTTTCCTATATACATGATTTATGTAGGCTTTTGAAGACACAGCCTTTTTAGATAATAATATTGAAAGAGAGAGTTCCATTCTATTTTCTGTGTTTTAGCATGCTTTAGAATCAAGAAGACCTTGATTAAGCACTCGGCATTTTCTCTAGCAGATTGTATATCTATTGTTGCTCTTGCTTGACCTACGTGTTACCTTGCATCATAAACATTCAGAAATCATGAATTACAAACCTGTATAGATCGAGCTCTACAAGCTTTGAGCAGCGCATTCCAATGTTTGCAACTCCCTCATCAGTAATGTTCAGGCAAATTCCTAATTTTAAGCTGGAGAGATTAGAACATCTACAGATGGACTTCAGACCTGCAAATAGAAGGAACATAACTACATAAGTATGGAAATTACAGTAGTGCTTAAAGAATTACACTAAGGTTAAGTAAGGTAAAAACCTTCATCATCAACTTCGTTATCTGTTATGTCAATCTCCTCAAGAAATTGGCATCTCTGTCCAATGAGGACAAATGCTTCTCTAGGAACCAGGGTACATGACTCCATCCTAAGAGAAGTGAGTGCGGTGCATGAATTTGTAATGTGGTCAATAGAAGCATAAGTTATCTTTCGGCAACATGTGATGTCCAGCTTCCGCAGATCCTTGTGTTTTGTCAGAAGGGAGGAGAGACTCTCATTAGTCACCTCTGCACATTTACTTAAGCTCAGCTCCCTTAACGATGCACACCAGTTTCCGATGGCTTTTAGTCCAGCATAGGTAACCGGGCAATCATCTAACTTGATTGACTGCAACATTGGAAGCTTTTTCAAACTATCGGCAAGAGCAAGAGTCACCTGACCACCAGTGCCACCACAGTGCAAATTGTGAGCTAagaaattacaatataactATTACAAAAACACTAAGAAAGTCAGGACTTACAGGAGAGCCATGTGACAATATGATTTGCTCTAGAAATCCGCCGCTGCCGCCAGTTAGAGAGGACAACCCAACGTGAGTAATGTTCTGACAACTTGATATGTCAAGTTTCTGTCAAAAGTAAAACAAGTGCAGATGTCAAAATTTGTAGAAGCAGAAATGCACTCTGACAAGTAACAAGCAAGAAGTACAAAATCTAAAGGCTGTtggtcctttcttttttttcagcCTTGGGGCTAAAATTGTCTATACCAACTAgcatcaaattaattttgtcCAAACCAAATCATTTCGTGTAATCATAGAAGAGATATTAAAAGTCGAAGGTTTTAACTTTTTAGTATCACATATGACAACCACAATATAATTATACAAATGTTATGTTATTAATACAAGATGCCAGAGACAACAACAGGGGCCTCTGAAACCGAACCAGCTAAGAATAACTACCTTAAGCGACTTGCACCCATGTTTGAGGCCTGAAAGGCTGTCATCATCGATACCAAAGCATCCTTCTAGAACCAAATCTTCAAGATATTGTAACTTGAAGATCGATGGTAAGCATTTGTCTGTGATCTgcaaatcaagaaaaacaaatcatTATGAAGCCACTCAAGATCAAAGCATACCTACCGATCATCTTGACACACAATGAGAATTGAagattggaaaagaaaattaaagttgaCCAAGACAAAGATCCAGTCTTTGGAATAACATAACACAAAAGCAGAGTGCTTTTCAAAGCAAAACAAGATTAAATcgaacaaaaacaacaattacCATTCAGGGTATAAaattaacaacaaaaacacGAACTAGATCAGTATAAACAcgaattaaatcaatgaaaacaagaatttACCTTTCAGGGTATAAAGCTAACACTAAAAACATGAATTAAATCAAAGCACTTACCGGCAAGTAAGAGAGATCCAAACTTCGAATATCTTTACACTTGACAGCAAGCAATCCCACCCCCAAGTCACCAACACCAGGACACCATTTCAAGCTAATCAATCTCAGCTTCCTACACCCAACTGCTATACACCCAACACCCATATCTGTGATCTGCTTACATCTCCCCAACCAAAGCTTCTCCAAGTTCTTTGCTTCAGCCAAAGCCGCAACCGCAGAGTCTCTGAGCTCAGTGGCGTTTGACAAGTCGATCTCCACCAGATTCTTGCAATTCACGGCCAAACTCAGCAACCCAGCTCCTGAAAAGCAATTGGACCCTGAAAGATCGATTGACCGGAGGCTAGACATGCACGCATTTGAGATGGTGGTGAGAGAAGTGTCTGTGATTCGAGGGCAGAGCGTGAGATCGATGTGGGAGACATGTGGGTATCGGTTAAGGACTTTTGGGATGTGCTCTGAGCATAAAGGCTTGAGCTTCTTGCGGTGCTTGGCTTCTATGGCGTAGAAGGACTTGCAGGCTAAAGAGAAAGCCTTTTTGTCAATTGGattttggttaagaaagtctAGGATTATGAATATGATTTCCTCTGAGAGAAAATGGAACAGATGATTGTTGTTGTTCATGTTGCTGTTGAATGTTACAATGGTTCTTTGCCTCTTCATGGTTTTGGAGGTGTctgaaatttttgggatttggatgagaaaatgagagttgaagaggttggatttttttataggTGAAGATGGAGAAATAATGGTTTTTTGAGGCTTTGAAGTAACCGTTGGCAGAAAATCTGGTTTTCTGTTTGGGTAAGTTGGGTAGCTCAGGAGGGGgagtgaagatgaagaagaactGAATGACTCTAATGGCCCTGTGCTCTCGTTCATAATAGCTCTTTATATTCTTGTTTGTTTCGTTTGAAAGGACTATTTTACCCTTCATCCCCAATTGGCTatagtataattttttttgggtcaacatATAGTATTTACAAGATGACCCAAATAACAAGATAAAATCCAATGAAAtagacttcttttttttttggtatagaAGTTGTAGGGAGGATGATAGTTCTACAATGAGGGGCTCAAGAATGGAATAGATTAGAGAATTTGTGTTCATATATTTTGCCTAGAATTGTAATGACTTAGTGTTTTATAATGAGATCTTTCTACAACACGAATTCTTATTTAGATCCTTATATTATAGGATATGAATTAATGATGAATTGTATTCTTGTTCAGTACGAGCtcgtacaaaaaaaaaacactaaagTGTTTGAAAATAAGGTTTGAGATTTGAAAACACGAagttttatattcttattgtGAATGAgagtataaataatatattattaaaattgtAACTGAACGAGCATTCTAGTTAAGTGCTTCAATTTTTATGACTTTTTCTTCCATAAGATTTAAACTAACAACttttcaacaaaagaaaaaaaaaagtgaagatTTCACCAAATGGTGATTGGCGCTTGTGACTTTCTCCTTAAATATTTGATTGTAATACACCCAAGCCAAAATAATTAGAtgaaaaaacaagagaaagtGGTGAAATTTGGTAATATGGAAAACAAGGGGTAGTTTGGTCATTTAGGATGTCAAAGGAGACTCCGTACGGTTGAAGGACAGTGAAGGACGGGCGGTGATTAGGGAAGGGAGGCGGGGGTAGTTTAGGTATTAAAAAGTCGTTTTCTTATCTCTCAAAGCAGCTTATTTGGTGGAGGACCTATGTGAGGAAGGACAGATTCAAGTGCAGACAGTACGAACAACctgacaaaataaataaaataaaatagaaaaatatataataataaaaaaatacgcAAATGGAAATAAGATATTCGAGTAGATATTGCCGTACTTATATAGACTCATTTACGTAGTACAAGCCTTACTCAGATAAGAACggttggagagagaaaattttaaaaagctaCGAAACCAATCAAgtcaattttcaaaaacaaaataaatattttttcttttctttacttttccagATATTGGTCTCAGGGAGGTTGTGACTCATGCAGGGCTATGTGGGCTATTTGTGTTCCCAAAATGTCCCTACTGTTTTTTCGATATTACAGTCATGCCATTGAGCTAGTGCTCTCATCCTGGATTTGCAAATGATTTGCGGCTCATCTGCACTTCACATGTTGAACAAGATAATAtcagaataattttttttttcttctgatatTATCTTTTGCACAAAACTATGATATGATCTGAGGAAAGTATTTTGAGAAGACCTAACAAATAAAGGCAATAACTAGAGAAGAAGAatttatgaataaagaaatGATATAGAATATTGTGTGCTTCAGAAAAAATCTTATTGCGGGATGATTCTACTGAACCTACCCATGTGTTGGTTGAGCTGGCCAAAAGCATAAATAATTACATCaattcatttttattattcttgcCTTTAGATTTTATgtgaaaatgaatttttttaaaggcaCTAAAATGTTC
Protein-coding regions in this window:
- the LOC18772028 gene encoding F-box/LRR-repeat protein 3, with the translated sequence MKRQRTIVTFNSNMNNNNHLFHFLSEEIIFIILDFLNQNPIDKKAFSLACKSFYAIEAKHRKKLKPLCSEHIPKVLNRYPHVSHIDLTLCPRITDTSLTTISNACMSSLRSIDLSGSNCFSGAGLLSLAVNCKNLVEIDLSNATELRDSAVAALAEAKNLEKLWLGRCKQITDMGVGCIAVGCRKLRLISLKWCPGVGDLGVGLLAVKCKDIRSLDLSYLPITDKCLPSIFKLQYLEDLVLEGCFGIDDDSLSGLKHGCKSLKKLDISSCQNITHVGLSSLTGGSGGFLEQIILSHGSPVTLALADSLKKLPMLQSIKLDDCPVTYAGLKAIGNWCASLRELSLSKCAEVTNESLSSLLTKHKDLRKLDITCCRKITYASIDHITNSCTALTSLRMESCTLVPREAFVLIGQRCQFLEEIDITDNEVDDEGLKSICRCSNLSSLKLGICLNITDEGVANIGMRCSKLVELDLYRCTGISDSGISAVANGCPGLEMINIAYCKDITDSSLISLSKCSSLNTFESRGCPLITSLGLAAIAVGCKQLAKLDIKKCSSIDDAGMIPLAHFSQNLRQINLSYSSVTDVGLLSLASISCLQSLTILHLKGLSPSGLAAALLACRGLTKVKLQATFKTLLPQALFEHLEARGCVFQWRDKFFRAELDPQCWKIQLQDIMQLR